GCGGGGTCGATACCCACATCCACTGGATCTGCCCTCAGCAGGCGGAAGAGGCGCTGGTCTCCGGCGTCACCACCATGATCGGCGGCGGCACCGGGCCTGCCGCTGGCACCCATGCCACCACCTGCACGCCGGGGCCCTGGTATATCGCGCGGATGTTGCAGGCCGCCGACACCCTGCCGGTCAACATTGGTCTGCTGGGCAAGGGCAACGCCTCCAATCCCGATGCCCTGCGCGAGCAGGTTGCGGCCGGTGCGATTGGCCTGAAAATTCATGAGGACTGGGGCTCAACCCCTGCGGCGATCGACTGCTCCCTGACGGTAGCCGATGAGATGGATATCCAGGTGGCACTACACAGCGATACCCTTAACGAAGCCGGGTTTGTCGAGGACACCCTGGCGGCCATCGCCGGGCGCACCATCCACACCTTCCATACCGAAGGGGCGGGCGGCGGCCATGCCCCGGATATTATCACCGCCTGCGCGCATCCCAACATTCTGCCCTCCTCCACCAACCCGACCCTGCCCTACACGGTCAACACCATCGACGAGCATCTGGACATGCTGATGGTCTGCCACCATCTCGACCCGGATATCGCCGAAGACGTGGCCTTTGCCGAATCGCGCATTCGCCGGGAGACCATCGCCGCCGAGGACGTGTTGCACGACATCGGAGCCTTCTCGCTCACCTCATCGGATTCACAGGCGATGGGCCGGGTAGGCGAAGTGATTATCCGCACCTGGCAGGTGGCGCACCGCATGAAGGTGCAGCGCGGCCCGCTGGCGGAGGAGACAGGCGATAACGATAACCTGCGGGTGAAGCGCTATATCGCCAAGTACACCATCAACCCGGCGCTGACCCACGGCATCGCCCACGAGGTCGGGTCGATTGAGGCCGGCAAGCTGGCGGACCTGGTGGTCTGGTCCCCGGCCTTCTTTGGCGTGAAGCCCGCCACCATCGTCAAAGGCGGGATGATTGCCTGCGCGCCGATGGGCGACATTAACGCCTCGATCCCCACTCCGCAGCCGGTGCACTACCGGCCGATGTTTGGCGCGCTGGGTGCCGCCCGCCACGCCACCCGCCTGACGTTTCTTCCGCAGGCCGCCGCCGATAACGGCATCGCGCAGCAGCTGAACCTGCAGAGCGCCACCTCGGTAGTCAAAGGCTGCAGGACGGTGAAAAAGGCCGACATGATCCACAACGGCCTGCAGCCGAACATTACCGTCGATGCGCAAACCTACGAGGTGCGCATTGACGGGGAACTGATCACCAGCGCCCCGGCAGAGGTTCTGCCGATGGCGCAACGCTATTTCCTGTTCTGAGGAGGATTCATGATCGCTTTAACCCAACGCCTCGACCATTCGCACCCCGTCACCGCCCGCGTGACGCTGCCGATTGACGTCCGGGTCAAGAGCCGCGCCCGCGTGGTGCTGGACGACGGGCGCGATGCGGGGCTGATGCTGCCGCGCGGCCTGCTGCTGCGCGGCGGCGACCTGCTCATCAGCGACGACGGGCGTGAGGTCGTGGAAGTCATTGCCGCCGCCGAGCCGCTGTCGGTGGTGCGCTGCGCTGACCCTTTCCTGCTGGCGCGCGCCTGCTATCACCTGGGAAACCGCCACGTGCCGCTGCAAATCCTGCCCGGCGAGCTGCGCTATCACCACGATCACGTCCTGGACGAGATGCTGCAGCTGTTCGATCTGGAGGTGACGTTCGCCAGCCTGCCTTTTGAGCCGGAAGCGGGTGCTTATGCCAGCGAAGGCCACTCCCACTCTCATTCGCACTCTCACGCTCATTCACATTAAGGATTAACCATGCGCAAGTTGTTACCCCTGCTGCTGCTGGCCTTCTCCCTGCCCGCGCTGGCCCATCCGGGGCACGGCAGCGACAGTTTTCAGGCCGGCTTTTTCCATCCCCTGACCGGGCTTGATCATCTCCTGATGCTGACCGGCGCAGGCGTGCTCGCCGCGCTGAGCGGCCGTAAACTGCTGATGCCCTTTGCCACCCTCGGCATGATGTTAACCGGTGCGATTGCGGGCAGCCTGTTGGGCGGCTTTGGCGGCATGGAGATGCTGATTATCGCCTCGCTGGCGGTGTGCGGCGCGATGATGTTCAAAACCGAAAACCGCCTGCTGCTGGCCGTCCCGGCGCTGGCGATGTTCCACGGCTGGGCACATGGCGTTGAGATGGCAGGACACAGCTTCTGGCTGTTCACCAGCGGCTTTATGCTCGCCAGCGCCGCGGTGCTCTGCGTCAGCTTTGCGGCCGGTATGCTGCTGCGCCGTCACGACGGGCTGCGTAAAATCTTCGGCGGGGGGCTGATCGCCTCTGCCCTGCTGGCGCTGATGAGCTAATGAAGGCCTCCCACCAGCTGCGCCTGATGCAGCTCACCAGCAGCAGCCTGCCGGTGGGATCTTATACCTGGTCGCAGGGGCTGGAGTGGGCGGCGGAGGCGGGCTGGGTCACCACTCCGGCGGCGTTCAAAGCCTGGCAATGTCAGCAGATGGAGCAGAGCTTTTTCTGCGTCGATCTGCCGCTGTTTTCCCGCCTGTATCGCGCCTGCGAGCAGAACGATATCGCTGCCGCCTCGCGCTGGACGGCATACCTGCTTGCCTGCCGCGAGACCCGCGAGCTGCGGGAAGAGGAGCGCAACCGCGGGGCGGCCTTCACCCGGCTGATCAAAAGCTGGGAGACGGACTGCCCGCCCGAGTGGCTGCCACTGTTCGCGCAAAGCCAGCTGTGCGGCATGGCGTGGCTCGGCGTGCGCTGGGGAATCGGCCTGCGCGAGATGGCGTTAAGCCTCGGCTACAGCTGGATTGAGAGCGCGGTGATGGCGGGCGTCAAGCTGGTGCCCTTCGGTCAACAGGCGGCCCAGCTGTTGATCATCGAACTCTGCGATCGTTATGCCGACGGGCTGGAGCAGGCGCTTCTGCGCCGTGTTGACCAGCTGGGGGCGGCCACGCCGCTCTCTGCCATCGCCTCGGCGCGTCACGAAACCCAATATTCACGGTTATTCCGTTCCTGAGGAGTCTCTATGTCTGAGTACAAACACCCGCTGCGCGTGGGCGTCGGCGGACCGGTGGGGTCGGGCAAAACCGCCCTGCTGGAAGCCCTGTGTAAAGCGATGCGCGACCAGTATCAGCTGGCGGTGGTGACCAACGATATCTACACCAAAGAGGATCAACGAATCCTCACCGAAGCGGGCGCACTGGAGCCGGAGCGCATTGTCGGGGTTGAGACCGGCGGCTGTCCGCATACCGCGATCCGCGAAGATGCCTCAATGAACCTCGCGGCGGTAGAAGCGTTGAGCGAGAAGTTCGGCAATCTGGATCTGATCTTTGTCGAGAGCGGCGGGGATAACCTGAGCGCTACCTTCAGCCCGGAGCTGGCGGATCTGACTATCTACGTGATCGACGTCGCCGAAGGGGAGAAGATCCCGCGTAAAGGCGGACCGGGGATCACCAAATCCGATTTCCTGGTGATCAACAAAACCGATCTCGCGCCCTACGTGGGTGCGTCGCTGGAGGTGATGGAGCGCGACACTAACCGCATGCGCGGCGAGCGTCCCTGGACCTTCACCAACCTGAAAGCGGGCGACGGACTGGGAACCATCATCGGGTTCCTGGAAGAGAAAGGGATGCTGAAGGTGTAAAAAAAGCCTGGCATCACGCCAGGCTGTCTTCGTTATTTGCAGCTGTTGCCCGTCGCGCCCTGCTGACGCCACACGCCCCAGGTGCCGCCGTTGCCCGGGGTTTCCTGGCCCGGATTGACGTACCACTGGTTCATCCAGATTTTGCCGTCGTAAGACACTTTGGTGCATTTGGTCGGATAGGCAATCTTCGCGTTATAGGCCGGAGCATCCAGTACTGGTGCCGCCGGTTTGCTCACTTTGATGGTCATGCTGTCCTGCGCCGTGCGACCGTCCACCCCGGTGGTGGTCAGGGTATAAGTCACTTCACCTTCGGTATTCGCCGGGATCGCCGCATACGCATGGGCGCTGTTCACGCTATTGACCAGCGTGCCGTTCAGTTTCTCCTGCAGCCAGAAGGTGCCGGAACCTTTGGTCACGCTCCAGTTGTACGATTTCGCATTCAGGCTCTTGCTGCCATCCAGCGGATAAGTGCTTACGCCGCTGGTTGGTGACACCATGGTGTAATCCGCGCCCGCTGCTGCGGTCGGTGCAGGCAGGACTTTATCGCCGTCCTTCAGCGCCAGAATGCGGGCTACGGCGCGTTCCATATCAGGCTGCGTACCGATTTTTGCCGAATCATTGTCAGCCAGCGGCGTGCCGGTTTCCTGGAGGATCTGGCGCATCTGCACCGGCGTCACGGTGATGCCATGCGCTTTAGCTATGCCCGACAGGCTTGCCACTACCCCGGCAATGATTGGGTTTGCGGAGGAGGTACCGGCGAAGGTGGCGGTGTAGTCGGCGTTTGTGCTTTTGTACAGATCGCCGCCGCCCGTGGTCGCGACGTCCCAGCATCCCCAGGACGAACTGGTCACACGGGAACCGTAGGTGGTGAAGTAGGCTTTCTTACCGTTTTTGGCGCAGAATGCCCCGGCGATAATGGCCCCGGAATCACGGGTGTTCACATCAAATTTGCCGTTGAATGCCGGATGATCCAGGTCAACGCTGCCGTTGCCTGCCGCTTCAATGACATAGACACCTTTGTCGGTCAACGCCTTGATGATGTCGTAATAGCTCTGAACATTTTCCTGCGGCACGTAACAGGCGTTGGAGGTACAGCCAGCGATTTCGCCCCCGCCCGTCTGCATCCCCATCTGCACCACATCGCCTGCTTTCAGCAGAGGGATCATGTTGTAGAGGTTGTTATATTGCCATGCGGAGAAGCCCACCCGGCTTTTCCAGCTCAGGCCACGCACGCCTGCGCCGATGTCTTTCGCCACCATGATGCCGACGGACGCGGTATCGTGGTCGTCACCGACGCGATAGCGGCTGTCGCCCTGGGTCAGGGCTGGGGTCGGCAGGTTAATATGGCTGGTATTCCAGATATAATTTTCCATCGAAACGATCGTTACATCGTCGCCACCATTACCCGCGTACTGGTTTACGCTGTCGCGGTTAACGCCACCCATATAATAGCCCTGGCGTTTTTCGGTTGGCGATTTTGCATAATCCTGAAGATTGCGGAAATCAGGTACTGCCGCAGCACCGACCGTATTTTGCAGAGTGGACTTTAACAAAGGTTTGGTTTGCCCCTCCTCCATATTGTATTTATCCAGGGATACCGGCAGCATTTCTGGATAAACAACTTCTACGTTCTGATTTTGTTCCAGCTCCGCGATGACACTATTAATATAGGCTTTATCGGTGCTTTTATTCTCTGGCAATTCAATGCGCACATAGCGATCGAAGCCATATCGTGCGTTGAGGTCCGCAAACTCACTGGATTGAGCGGTTTGCGTACTTTGCAGTTTAGACCGGAACATGGTGGTCGGAACAAGAGCCGGATCGCTAAGCTTCAGCTTGCTGGCCGTTGTGGTGGTAGTGGTTACTTCAGTGCTGGTCGATCTCAGCAGGGGTTTACTGGGTTTGAGCTTAACGACAATCGCGACATAGGATTCACCTTCCAGCGCCATTTCCGCATGAGGTGCAGTTTCAGCATAGGCTGAGCAAGTCACAGCCGCACAAATTAACAGTGATAAAATACTTTTTTTCATTTTAGCCAACGTTCCTTTATGACATGAATTAATATCCTTCTTTTTTCAGCATGAATTAAAAAAAGTAACCGAACCTATAAGAGCGCTCTTTTAAAAAATAAGAAATGTCTCGCCGTTAAATTTCATTCAGGCAATGATGCCATTGAAATATGTCAACCCCCCGCTGCGGGTAAAAATACTTCGTCAACTACAATCCAGCCGGGCGCGCACAATATAAAATTACATCCTGGGCAAACGCTAATTAACGCCGCTGAAGGAAAATCCAATGACAATTAAAATGGTGGTTGCGGATGAGCATACCGTGATCCGCCGGGGGATCTGCGCCATGATCGCCGATAACGCCTCTCTGGCGCTCTCTTTCTGTGGCGAAGCGGCTTCGACCGGCGAGCTTATGGCCTTGCTGGCACGCGAATCTCCCGACATTTTGCTGTTGGGCTACACGCTGCGGGACCCGCAGAACGGCATGGAGGGACTGGCGCTGGTGAAGTGGCTGACGCGTCACTACCCGGCGCTGCAGGTGATGATGCTCTCGCCCGATACCAACCCGCTGCTGATCCGCCTCGCGCTGGAAGCGGGCGCGAAAGCCTGGCTCAGCCGCCACAGCGATGAAAAGATCCTCAGTCAGGCGTTACAGTCGGTGATCGAGGGCGAGGTATACGTCGAGCGCACCCTGATGAACGCTCTGTTTAAAGGCGGGAAAATGACGAACGAGGCGCTGTCCGCCCGGGAGACCGACGTGCTGCGCTTGATCTGCAAGGGATTAAGCCTGACGGATATCTCACGGCGCATGCATCTGAGCATTAAAACCGTGAGCGCCCATAAAATGCGGGCGATGGACAAGCTGGGGGTGAAGAACAGCTGCCAGCTCTACTGCCTGTTAGCGAAAACCCGGATGTTTGATATCGCACTCTGACATCCGGGTCTCTTTCATCAGGCGGCAGGCAGTTCCGCCAGCGGCCAGCGCGGACGCACGGAGACGCTCAGCTCTGCCGCGGCTTCAGGCTTCAGACGCACCATTCCGGCATAGGCGATCATCGCCCCGTTATCGGTACAAAACTCCGGACGAGCATAGAACACTTCACCGCGACGCTTTTGCATCATCTCGGCAAGTTTTGCCCGCAGGGTACGGTTGGCGCTGACGCCACCCGCCATCACCAGACGCTTAAAGCCGGTCTGATCCAGGGCGCGTTTGCACTTGATCATCAGCGTATCCACCACCGCATCCTCAAAGGCACGGGCGATATCGGCGCGGGTCTGATCGTCGTCATCATTATTACGGATGGTATTCGCCGCGAAGGTTTTCAGGCCGGAGAAGCTGAAATCCAGACCCGGACGATCGGTCATCGGACGCGGGAAGACAAAGCGCCCTTCCGTGCCCTGAGAGGCCATTTTCGACAGCATCGGGCCGCCCGGGTAATCGAGCCCCAGCAGCTTGGCGGTTTTGTCGAAGGCTTCTCCCGCCGCATCGTCAATGGACTCGCCCAGCAGTTCGTACTGGCCAATGCCGGTGACGCTGATCAGTTGGGTATGGCCGCCGGAAACCAGCAGCGCCACGAACGGAAACTCCGGTGGATTGTCTTCCAGCATCGGCGCCAGCAGGTGCCCTTCCATATGGTGAACCGGGATTGCCGGGACATCCCACGCGAACGCCAGCGAGCGGCCAATGGTCGCGCCGACCAGCAGCGCGCCGACCAGACCCGGACCGGCCGTGTAGGCCACGGCGTCGATATCTTTTGCCGTTAATCCCGCCTCTTTTAGCGCCGCCTGAATCAACGGCACCGTTTTGCGCACATGGTCGCGGGAGGCCAGCTCCGGCACCACGCCGCCGTAG
This Leclercia sp. S52 DNA region includes the following protein-coding sequences:
- the ureC gene encoding urease subunit alpha, yielding MAEISRQAYADMFGPTTGDKVRLADTDLWIEVEQDLTIYGEEVKFGGGKVIRDGMGQGQMTAQECVDLVLTNALIVDHWGIVKADIGVKDGRIVAVGKAGNPDIQPGVAIPIGAATEVIAAEGKIVTAGGVDTHIHWICPQQAEEALVSGVTTMIGGGTGPAAGTHATTCTPGPWYIARMLQAADTLPVNIGLLGKGNASNPDALREQVAAGAIGLKIHEDWGSTPAAIDCSLTVADEMDIQVALHSDTLNEAGFVEDTLAAIAGRTIHTFHTEGAGGGHAPDIITACAHPNILPSSTNPTLPYTVNTIDEHLDMLMVCHHLDPDIAEDVAFAESRIRRETIAAEDVLHDIGAFSLTSSDSQAMGRVGEVIIRTWQVAHRMKVQRGPLAEETGDNDNLRVKRYIAKYTINPALTHGIAHEVGSIEAGKLADLVVWSPAFFGVKPATIVKGGMIACAPMGDINASIPTPQPVHYRPMFGALGAARHATRLTFLPQAAADNGIAQQLNLQSATSVVKGCRTVKKADMIHNGLQPNITVDAQTYEVRIDGELITSAPAEVLPMAQRYFLF
- the ureE gene encoding urease accessory protein UreE, with amino-acid sequence MIALTQRLDHSHPVTARVTLPIDVRVKSRARVVLDDGRDAGLMLPRGLLLRGGDLLISDDGREVVEVIAAAEPLSVVRCADPFLLARACYHLGNRHVPLQILPGELRYHHDHVLDEMLQLFDLEVTFASLPFEPEAGAYASEGHSHSHSHSHAHSH
- a CDS encoding HupE/UreJ family protein, whose protein sequence is MRKLLPLLLLAFSLPALAHPGHGSDSFQAGFFHPLTGLDHLLMLTGAGVLAALSGRKLLMPFATLGMMLTGAIAGSLLGGFGGMEMLIIASLAVCGAMMFKTENRLLLAVPALAMFHGWAHGVEMAGHSFWLFTSGFMLASAAVLCVSFAAGMLLRRHDGLRKIFGGGLIASALLALMS
- a CDS encoding urease accessory protein UreF, which translates into the protein MKASHQLRLMQLTSSSLPVGSYTWSQGLEWAAEAGWVTTPAAFKAWQCQQMEQSFFCVDLPLFSRLYRACEQNDIAAASRWTAYLLACRETRELREEERNRGAAFTRLIKSWETDCPPEWLPLFAQSQLCGMAWLGVRWGIGLREMALSLGYSWIESAVMAGVKLVPFGQQAAQLLIIELCDRYADGLEQALLRRVDQLGAATPLSAIASARHETQYSRLFRS
- the ureG gene encoding urease accessory protein UreG: MSEYKHPLRVGVGGPVGSGKTALLEALCKAMRDQYQLAVVTNDIYTKEDQRILTEAGALEPERIVGVETGGCPHTAIREDASMNLAAVEALSEKFGNLDLIFVESGGDNLSATFSPELADLTIYVIDVAEGEKIPRKGGPGITKSDFLVINKTDLAPYVGASLEVMERDTNRMRGERPWTFTNLKAGDGLGTIIGFLEEKGMLKV
- a CDS encoding S8 family serine peptidase — protein: MALEGESYVAIVVKLKPSKPLLRSTSTEVTTTTTTASKLKLSDPALVPTTMFRSKLQSTQTAQSSEFADLNARYGFDRYVRIELPENKSTDKAYINSVIAELEQNQNVEVVYPEMLPVSLDKYNMEEGQTKPLLKSTLQNTVGAAAVPDFRNLQDYAKSPTEKRQGYYMGGVNRDSVNQYAGNGGDDVTIVSMENYIWNTSHINLPTPALTQGDSRYRVGDDHDTASVGIMVAKDIGAGVRGLSWKSRVGFSAWQYNNLYNMIPLLKAGDVVQMGMQTGGGEIAGCTSNACYVPQENVQSYYDIIKALTDKGVYVIEAAGNGSVDLDHPAFNGKFDVNTRDSGAIIAGAFCAKNGKKAYFTTYGSRVTSSSWGCWDVATTGGGDLYKSTNADYTATFAGTSSANPIIAGVVASLSGIAKAHGITVTPVQMRQILQETGTPLADNDSAKIGTQPDMERAVARILALKDGDKVLPAPTAAAGADYTMVSPTSGVSTYPLDGSKSLNAKSYNWSVTKGSGTFWLQEKLNGTLVNSVNSAHAYAAIPANTEGEVTYTLTTTGVDGRTAQDSMTIKVSKPAAPVLDAPAYNAKIAYPTKCTKVSYDGKIWMNQWYVNPGQETPGNGGTWGVWRQQGATGNSCK
- a CDS encoding response regulator transcription factor; this encodes MTIKMVVADEHTVIRRGICAMIADNASLALSFCGEAASTGELMALLARESPDILLLGYTLRDPQNGMEGLALVKWLTRHYPALQVMMLSPDTNPLLIRLALEAGAKAWLSRHSDEKILSQALQSVIEGEVYVERTLMNALFKGGKMTNEALSARETDVLRLICKGLSLTDISRRMHLSIKTVSAHKMRAMDKLGVKNSCQLYCLLAKTRMFDIAL
- the tsaD gene encoding tRNA (adenosine(37)-N6)-threonylcarbamoyltransferase complex transferase subunit TsaD; its protein translation is MRVLGIETSCDETGIAIYDDEKGLVANQLYSQVKLHADYGGVVPELASRDHVRKTVPLIQAALKEAGLTAKDIDAVAYTAGPGLVGALLVGATIGRSLAFAWDVPAIPVHHMEGHLLAPMLEDNPPEFPFVALLVSGGHTQLISVTGIGQYELLGESIDDAAGEAFDKTAKLLGLDYPGGPMLSKMASQGTEGRFVFPRPMTDRPGLDFSFSGLKTFAANTIRNNDDDDQTRADIARAFEDAVVDTLMIKCKRALDQTGFKRLVMAGGVSANRTLRAKLAEMMQKRRGEVFYARPEFCTDNGAMIAYAGMVRLKPEAAAELSVSVRPRWPLAELPAA